Proteins from a genomic interval of Microcoleus sp. FACHB-831:
- the crtR gene encoding beta-carotene hydroxylase has translation MSEAVKALTVPREYLEAPANLSPTLLMFLASAIAAVLSNFGYWLWNWPDWCCFVINVIALHICGTVIHDACHQSAHRNKIVNAMLGHGSALMLAFAYPVFTRVHLQHHANVNDPENDPDHYVSTGGPLWLIPVRFLYHEVFFFKRRLWRKYELLEWFLSRLVVGSIFYVSIQYHFLGYILNFWFIPSFIVGLALGLFFDYLPHRPFQDRDRWKNARVYPNSILNVLIMGQNYHLIHHLWPSVPWYNYQPTYYAIKPLLDAKGSPQTLGLWKGKAFWSFVYDLFLGIHFHGHKPSVK, from the coding sequence ATGTCTGAGGCAGTAAAGGCGCTGACAGTTCCCAGAGAATATTTGGAAGCGCCAGCGAATCTAAGCCCGACACTACTAATGTTTTTAGCATCGGCGATCGCTGCCGTGCTATCAAACTTTGGTTATTGGCTGTGGAACTGGCCTGATTGGTGCTGCTTTGTCATCAACGTCATTGCTTTGCATATCTGCGGGACGGTGATTCATGATGCCTGCCACCAATCTGCCCATCGTAATAAAATTGTCAATGCTATGTTAGGGCATGGCAGCGCGTTGATGTTAGCATTTGCCTACCCCGTCTTTACCCGCGTTCACTTACAGCATCATGCAAATGTAAACGATCCGGAAAACGACCCGGATCATTATGTTTCTACAGGTGGGCCGCTGTGGTTAATTCCGGTGCGCTTTCTATACCACGAAGTATTTTTCTTTAAAAGGCGGCTGTGGCGCAAATATGAATTGCTGGAATGGTTTTTGAGCCGATTGGTAGTCGGTTCTATTTTCTATGTGTCAATTCAATACCACTTTTTGGGTTACATTCTCAATTTTTGGTTTATACCCTCTTTCATAGTAGGGCTGGCACTAGGATTGTTTTTCGATTATTTACCGCACAGACCATTCCAAGATCGCGATCGCTGGAAGAATGCTAGAGTCTACCCCAACTCAATTTTAAATGTGTTAATTATGGGGCAAAATTACCATCTCATTCATCACTTGTGGCCTTCTGTTCCCTGGTATAACTACCAGCCAACCTATTACGCTATTAAGCCATTATTAGATGCCAAAGGATCTCCGCAAACTTTGGGATTGTGGAAAGGGAAAGCTTTTTGGAGTTTCGTCTATGACCTCTTTTTGGGCATCCATTTTCACGGTCACAAACCCAGCGTGAAATAA
- a CDS encoding COP23 domain-containing protein — protein MRIVSMSRPMYKVSLKSIGLAIGLGMVVSMGAAIAAEPNTTSNDSLTKPQREDVEVDTKTEGDESTTTTTGSASDNRTVTQAARFSCELFNGQHTVMYHPKSQPNESYPWATPSAMGSGWSPERRCNEISRRLETYRPDGLQELQTAVENNYNTICVTTQKDRTCRIVLTVPPGQSADITRDRVFENLTIADSGKTTEGVNTFVGGGKDSELLDRMLGAAGLPGVGKGIGSIGGNSMRANGINLRPFLDSADGGTGAKLIGGARFRSNSRSTPRRLSPGNFR, from the coding sequence ATGAGGATTGTTTCTATGTCACGACCGATGTATAAGGTTTCGTTGAAAAGTATTGGTTTAGCAATTGGTTTGGGAATGGTAGTAAGTATGGGGGCGGCGATCGCCGCCGAGCCGAATACCACCTCAAACGACTCCTTAACTAAACCTCAACGTGAAGATGTTGAGGTAGATACTAAGACAGAAGGTGACGAGTCAACAACGACAACCACTGGTTCAGCATCGGATAACAGAACAGTCACTCAAGCAGCAAGGTTTAGCTGCGAGTTGTTTAACGGTCAGCACACCGTAATGTACCACCCAAAAAGCCAACCCAATGAATCCTACCCTTGGGCGACTCCTAGTGCAATGGGGAGCGGTTGGTCGCCAGAACGTCGTTGTAACGAAATTAGCCGCCGATTGGAAACGTACCGCCCAGATGGCTTGCAAGAACTGCAAACAGCGGTAGAGAATAACTACAATACGATTTGTGTAACTACGCAGAAAGATCGCACCTGTAGGATTGTGCTTACAGTACCCCCAGGACAGAGTGCAGATATAACCCGCGATCGCGTGTTTGAAAACCTAACAATTGCTGACAGTGGCAAAACGACAGAAGGCGTCAACACCTTTGTAGGTGGCGGTAAAGATAGCGAACTGCTAGACCGAATGCTGGGTGCAGCCGGGTTGCCTGGAGTAGGCAAAGGCATCGGCAGCATCGGCGGAAATTCTATGAGAGCGAATGGTATTAACCTGCGACCCTTCTTAGATTCAGCAGACGGCGGAACTGGGGCAAAACTGATAGGAGGAGCGCGTTTCCGTAGCAATTCACGCTCTACTCCTCGTCGCTTAAGTCCAGGCAACTTCCGCTAA
- a CDS encoding response regulator, with protein MTAKRILVIDDEEDIREVAQLSLEMVGNWEVLTAGSGREGLAVAAAELPDAILLDVMMPDLDGPSTFEKLQENPRTRNIPVILLTAKMQAADRRRFERLGINGVIAKPFDPMTLAEQVAEALQP; from the coding sequence ATGACGGCAAAGCGTATCTTAGTGATTGATGATGAAGAGGATATCCGGGAAGTGGCTCAACTTTCTTTGGAGATGGTGGGAAACTGGGAAGTCCTGACGGCTGGCTCTGGTCGTGAGGGTCTTGCTGTCGCCGCTGCCGAACTGCCGGATGCTATTCTTCTAGATGTGATGATGCCCGACCTGGATGGCCCGAGTACGTTTGAGAAGTTGCAGGAAAATCCAAGGACGCGAAACATTCCTGTAATTTTGCTAACGGCAAAGATGCAAGCTGCCGATAGACGCCGCTTCGAGCGATTAGGAATTAATGGAGTTATTGCTAAACCTTTCGACCCCATGACTCTTGCCGAGCAAGTGGCAGAAGCTTTGCAACCCTAA
- a CDS encoding PAS domain S-box protein gives MQPCEKVNILLVDDSQHNLLALEAILEGLGQNLVLASSGEEALKCLLKQDFAAILLDVQMPILDGFETAALIRERQKSKHTPIIFLTAFSNSDSLISKGYALGAVDYLLKPIVPEILRAKVAVFIDLYKKTQQLKRQAKDLALTNKQLKHEISQRKRIEDERANLVNILETTSDFVGTANINGEVLYLNRAARIILGVSENEEISALKIPGVHPTWATKIILNGIIANPLGNRVWIGETEFLSAQGCEIPVSQLIMSHKSPNGTVDYISTIARDISDRKAVEEALSESEECFRRAFYDAAIGMALLSTDGRWLQVNRSLCEIVGYSEQELLTTTFQAITHPDDLDKDLEYVRQMLTGEIRSYEMEKRYLHKQGHVVWILLSGSLVRDVEGNPLYFIGQIQDISDRKRGEEARSQLASIVESSDDAIIGKTLDGVIVSWNSGAQKIYGYSAQEVKGQHISILLPPDRFDEMEEILEKLKRGERINSYETVRVRKDGKQIDVALTVSPIHDANGKVTGISAISRDISDRRLIERMKDEFVGVVSHELRTPLTSIRGALGLLAGGLLKSRPENATRMLEIALSNTDRLVRLINDILDIERIESGRVPLEKQLCNIANLMSEASDAIAPVADKAGVAISVSPISAQVWGDPDRIIQTLTNLLSNAIKFSPEGSTVWLSATAQDKEILFEIKDRGRGIPDNKLQTIFERFGQVDASDSRAKGGTGLGLAICRSIVEQHKGRIWVESCSGGGSSFYFTLPVVKEIQIAPVTELADIQPSLERAIATLILACDDEPAVCTRLKTSLEQRNYHVLMSNSGREAVDLATQEQPTAILLNLLVPGMNGWETAAILKQRPDTKDIPIILFSDLSLENKANSPHADVRGWVANSLDENTLFHALEQSVQQREKLATVLVVEDDIDLGRVIAAMFERRGIKTFHATTDREAIDLSQRITPDLLVLDLVLSESDGFSLVDCLRQHDRLSQIPLVVYSAKDVDNAERERLRLGQTEFLTKGRISPDEFEQRVISLLNRIIPHS, from the coding sequence ATGCAGCCTTGTGAGAAAGTAAACATTCTCCTGGTGGATGACAGCCAGCATAATCTGCTGGCTTTGGAGGCTATACTTGAGGGCTTGGGCCAAAATCTGGTTTTAGCCAGTTCGGGAGAGGAAGCCTTAAAATGTCTCCTCAAGCAGGATTTTGCCGCGATCTTGCTCGACGTGCAAATGCCCATTCTAGATGGATTTGAAACAGCAGCCTTAATTCGAGAACGGCAGAAGTCTAAGCACACGCCAATTATTTTTCTTACAGCTTTTAGTAATAGCGACTCGCTGATATCCAAAGGTTATGCTCTTGGTGCAGTGGACTATCTGCTCAAGCCAATCGTGCCAGAAATATTAAGAGCCAAGGTAGCTGTGTTTATCGATTTGTACAAGAAAACGCAGCAACTGAAACGACAAGCAAAAGACCTAGCGCTTACTAACAAACAACTAAAACATGAAATTAGCCAACGCAAGCGTATAGAAGATGAACGAGCTAATTTAGTAAACATCCTGGAAACAACTTCGGATTTTGTTGGTACTGCGAACATTAACGGAGAAGTCCTCTACTTAAATCGTGCCGCACGGATAATTTTGGGAGTCAGCGAGAATGAGGAAATATCAGCTCTAAAGATACCGGGCGTCCATCCGACTTGGGCAACTAAAATAATTCTCAATGGGATAATTGCAAATCCCCTTGGTAATCGTGTCTGGATTGGTGAAACTGAATTTTTAAGCGCTCAAGGATGTGAAATACCAGTTTCGCAGCTAATTATGTCGCACAAATCTCCCAATGGAACTGTTGATTATATTTCTACAATTGCGCGTGACATTAGCGATCGCAAAGCTGTTGAAGAAGCATTATCCGAAAGTGAAGAGTGCTTCCGCCGAGCATTTTACGACGCCGCAATTGGCATGGCGCTTTTATCAACTGATGGGCGTTGGCTGCAAGTCAATCGCTCTTTGTGCGAAATTGTCGGCTATTCAGAGCAAGAATTGCTGACAACAACATTTCAGGCAATCACCCATCCAGACGATTTGGATAAAGATCTCGAATACGTGCGCCAAATGCTAACTGGGGAGATTCGTTCCTACGAAATGGAAAAGCGATACTTGCACAAGCAAGGGCACGTAGTATGGATTTTGTTAAGCGGTTCCTTGGTACGCGATGTCGAGGGGAACCCGTTGTATTTTATTGGTCAAATCCAAGACATTAGCGATCGCAAGCGCGGGGAAGAAGCGCGATCTCAATTAGCTTCTATTGTCGAATCTTCAGATGACGCTATCATCGGCAAGACCCTAGATGGCGTCATTGTTTCTTGGAACTCTGGTGCCCAGAAGATTTATGGCTATAGTGCCCAAGAAGTCAAGGGGCAACATATTTCGATTTTGCTACCACCAGATCGCTTCGATGAGATGGAGGAAATTCTAGAAAAACTAAAGCGGGGAGAACGTATTAACTCTTATGAAACAGTGCGCGTGAGAAAAGATGGCAAGCAAATTGATGTCGCCCTAACCGTTTCTCCGATTCACGATGCTAATGGCAAAGTAACAGGTATTTCGGCGATTTCTCGCGACATTAGCGATCGCCGACTGATAGAACGAATGAAAGATGAGTTTGTCGGCGTCGTCAGCCACGAACTACGCACGCCCCTTACATCAATTCGCGGTGCATTGGGCTTGCTAGCAGGTGGTCTGCTAAAATCGCGACCTGAAAACGCTACTCGCATGCTGGAAATAGCTCTAAGCAACACTGACCGCCTAGTGCGCCTGATTAACGACATTCTAGACATAGAGCGAATAGAGTCGGGGCGCGTTCCTTTAGAAAAGCAGCTTTGTAATATCGCAAATCTGATGTCTGAGGCGTCAGACGCGATCGCCCCCGTAGCTGATAAGGCAGGGGTTGCTATATCAGTGTCTCCCATTTCAGCCCAAGTCTGGGGCGATCCAGACCGCATCATCCAAACCCTGACGAACTTACTCAGCAATGCCATCAAATTTTCGCCCGAAGGCTCTACAGTCTGGTTGAGCGCCACAGCTCAAGATAAAGAAATCTTGTTTGAAATCAAGGATCGCGGACGGGGAATTCCTGATAATAAACTCCAAACCATCTTTGAGCGATTTGGGCAAGTCGATGCGAGTGACTCGCGAGCTAAAGGAGGCACAGGTCTAGGTTTAGCGATCTGTCGCAGCATTGTCGAACAGCACAAAGGTCGCATCTGGGTTGAAAGCTGTTCGGGTGGCGGTAGTAGCTTCTACTTTACCCTACCAGTAGTTAAAGAAATCCAAATTGCCCCTGTAACAGAGCTAGCAGATATTCAGCCATCCCTAGAGCGAGCGATCGCTACCTTAATCCTCGCCTGCGATGACGAACCTGCGGTCTGCACAAGGCTCAAAACTTCACTAGAACAGCGAAACTACCACGTTTTAATGTCCAATTCTGGTCGGGAGGCGGTGGACTTGGCCACGCAAGAGCAACCGACGGCGATTTTACTCAACTTGCTCGTCCCCGGTATGAACGGCTGGGAAACCGCTGCTATCCTCAAACAGCGCCCCGATACCAAGGATATCCCCATCATTCTCTTCAGCGATTTATCCCTAGAGAACAAGGCTAACTCTCCTCATGCAGATGTTAGAGGTTGGGTAGCTAACTCCCTAGACGAAAATACATTATTCCATGCTCTAGAGCAGTCGGTGCAGCAGCGAGAAAAGTTAGCCACAGTCTTAGTAGTTGAGGATGACATCGATCTGGGGCGAGTGATCGCAGCTATGTTTGAGCGACGGGGCATCAAAACTTTCCACGCAACTACTGATCGAGAAGCTATCGATCTGAGTCAGCGCATCACTCCTGACTTGCTGGTATTGGATCTGGTGCTATCAGAATCAGATGGTTTTTCTCTAGTAGATTGCCTACGGCAGCATGACCGCCTGAGCCAAATCCCGCTAGTAGTATATTCTGCTAAAGATGTGGATAATGCTGAACGGGAGCGGCTGCGTCTGGGACAGACAGAGTTTCTGACCAAAGGGCGCATTTCACCAGACGAATTTGAACAGCGCGTTATTTCCTTACTTAATCGAATTATTCCCCACAGTTAA